CGCCTTGTTGACAACTTATAGAAAGCTATACTATTTGTCATTTGTTTTGGCTGTTCTGAACAAAGAGACAGCATTGCTGCTGCCCTTCATGTTTTGGTTTGCGTTCGCCAGAGGTACGCCTCGCCGCCAACTGCTGGGCGAGACTGCCCTTCAGCTCGCAGTGTGGGGCGTGTGGCGATACTACCTTCTGCGCTTTTATGGGAGTAACGCAGGAGTTAACATGGAGTTTCACCTGTTTGACTATAATCTACCATTCTTCACTGATTTTGGTCTCAAACATGTGCGTTTTGGACTCGTCATCGCTGCAGCTTTGCTGCTTATTTCCTATCGTTGGAGACAAAAACCTGTAGTCTTGCGCACTCTCTTCGCGCTTTCCTGCGTCTTCCTCCTACCCCTATACGTAATGTTTGCTTGGATTGATGAGTTTCGCGGGTTGCTAGAGTTGTATCCCCTCGTGTTTCTCTTAAGCGCGCCGTCGCTTATTGCCGCTCTGGAAGGTGTATCCCAAAAGACCCCGCTCGCACGTTCGGACTCAGTCAATGTTTAAGTCAATCCCTTGCAAGAAGCAGGTGTACCTTAGTGGTTGGGGTCGTTACGCTAGTGCCCTGTGCTACCTCTTTCGCCCCGAGCGGGTGCGGGAGGTGGCGGAGGTGCTGCAGCATGGCGGGATGTCCAGTTACCTGCCAAGAGGGCTCGGTCGGGCATACGGCGACGCCGCGCTCAACAGCGAGCAGGGCGTGCTGCTGATGGAACGCCTCGACCGTTACCTCGCATTTGACACGGAAACGGGGTTGCTGCGGTGTGAGGGAGGCGTTGCGCTGGCGGACATCATCGCCACTTTCCTGCCTCGCGGCTGGTTTCTACCAGTGACGCCCGGCACCAAGTTCTGCACGGTCGGCGCGTGTGTGGCATGCGATGTGCATGGCAAGAACCACCACCACGACGGCTCCCTCGGCAACTTCGTGCGTTCATTGACGCTGTTGTTGCCGGGTGGTGAAACCGTGTGCTGTTCGCGCAAGCAGAACTCGGAGCTCTTCTACGCCACCGTCGGCGGGATGGGGTTGACGGGCATCATTCTGGAGGTGGAACTGCAACTACGCCCCGTGGAGACCGCCTGGATTGTGGTGGATTACGTGCGCACACGCGACCTCGACGACACCTTGAACACCTTCCACGAGCGCGACGCGGACTACCTTTACTCGGTGGCATGGCTGGACTGTGTGGCACAGGGCAGAGGCTTCGGCAGGGGCGT
The Bacillota bacterium DNA segment above includes these coding regions:
- a CDS encoding FAD-binding oxidoreductase, which codes for MFKSIPCKKQVYLSGWGRYASALCYLFRPERVREVAEVLQHGGMSSYLPRGLGRAYGDAALNSEQGVLLMERLDRYLAFDTETGLLRCEGGVALADIIATFLPRGWFLPVTPGTKFCTVGACVACDVHGKNHHHDGSLGNFVRSLTLLLPGGETVCCSRKQNSELFYATVGGMGLTGIILEVELQLRPVETAWIVVDYVRTRDLDDTLNTFHERDADYLYSVAWLDCVAQGRGFGRGVLMFGRHAGAGELPNAQRQNPFGIPRKRDKKLPLDVPEFVLNPLSLRVFNNLYYATHPARDSVLVDYNTYFYPLDSILQWNRAYGKRGFVQWQCVLPYENGVKSLEDILRTAQQRRAYPFLSVLKRMGESSGGMLSFPMPGYTIALDFSVRRGLFEVLDELDSIVLGAGGRLYLAKDARMSAETFHATYPLLPRWREVKAQVDPNGLLQSDLARRLRLVEVSK